One segment of Neobacillus endophyticus DNA contains the following:
- a CDS encoding amidase family protein yields MENPKLIHIHNELLKEITIREIQEKLASGEFTSRELVLVYLHRISLYDPTINAVLEVNPDALQIAEALDAERKDKGPRSLLHGIPILIKDNIDTHDKMHTSAGSMALKDSFALYDSFVAEQLRQAGAVIFGKTNMTEWANFMAIGMKNGYSSRGGQVQNPYGPGRFDVGGSSSGSGAAIAANFAAAAVGTETSGSILNPSCKNSLVGIKPTVGLISRRGIIPIAHSQDTAGPMARTVEDAAILLSALCGRDKQDPITNANPLVGIDFTGCLQKDGLTGKRIGIAMNGFIEFVNEAQQKVLKKAIDILKISGAEVIENIEIPSAKANWKYDVLTYEFKPDLNAYLSGLHPSVPVRSLSDLIHLNEQDEEVMLKYGQAVLIESEATSGTLKEKAYIETLEFDQYHAKEQGIDYALEKYNLDAIVFPGDEGSHISAKAGYPSIAVPAGYTEEGEPTGITFAGTAFSEPIIIEVAYAFEQMTHSRKAPVLEVE; encoded by the coding sequence ATGGAAAATCCTAAGTTAATACATATTCATAACGAGCTGCTGAAAGAAATCACAATAAGAGAGATACAAGAAAAATTGGCCAGCGGAGAGTTTACGTCAAGAGAATTGGTATTAGTCTATTTACATAGAATTTCGCTCTATGATCCAACAATTAATGCCGTACTTGAGGTAAATCCTGATGCATTGCAAATTGCAGAAGCACTTGATGCGGAACGGAAGGATAAGGGACCTCGCAGCCTCCTGCATGGAATTCCGATTTTAATAAAAGATAATATTGATACACATGACAAAATGCACACAAGTGCTGGGTCAATGGCGTTAAAGGATTCGTTTGCACTGTATGACTCATTTGTTGCAGAGCAGCTGCGCCAAGCAGGTGCCGTTATATTTGGAAAAACCAATATGACGGAATGGGCTAATTTTATGGCTATCGGCATGAAAAACGGTTACAGTTCGCGCGGCGGCCAGGTGCAAAACCCGTATGGACCTGGAAGGTTTGATGTTGGCGGATCCAGTTCAGGATCTGGCGCGGCGATTGCCGCTAATTTTGCTGCTGCTGCAGTTGGAACAGAAACTTCCGGTTCGATCTTAAATCCATCCTGTAAAAACTCACTAGTGGGTATTAAGCCGACTGTCGGCTTGATTAGCCGCAGAGGAATCATTCCCATCGCGCATTCGCAGGATACAGCCGGTCCGATGGCAAGAACGGTAGAAGATGCCGCTATATTGTTATCGGCTTTGTGCGGCAGAGATAAGCAAGATCCGATTACAAACGCAAACCCACTAGTAGGAATTGACTTCACAGGCTGCCTGCAAAAAGATGGCTTAACAGGAAAAAGAATTGGCATTGCGATGAACGGATTTATCGAATTTGTCAATGAAGCACAGCAAAAGGTGCTTAAGAAAGCTATCGACATATTGAAAATATCAGGGGCCGAAGTAATCGAAAACATTGAAATTCCTTCGGCAAAAGCAAATTGGAAGTATGATGTACTGACATATGAATTCAAACCGGATCTGAATGCTTATTTAAGCGGTTTGCACCCATCCGTTCCGGTAAGATCACTTTCGGATTTGATTCATTTAAATGAACAGGATGAAGAAGTAATGCTGAAATATGGCCAGGCAGTGTTAATTGAATCAGAAGCCACAAGCGGCACACTAAAAGAAAAGGCCTATATTGAAACATTAGAATTTGATCAATATCATGCGAAAGAGCAAGGAATTGATTATGCATTAGAAAAGTATAATCTGGATGCCATTGTATTTCCTGGCGATGAAGGCTCTCACATCAGTGCAAAAGCAGGGTATCCGTCAATTGCCGTGCCGGCAGGCTATACAGAGGAAGGGGAACCTACGGGGATTACCTTTGCTGGTACTGCCTTTAGTGAGCCGATTATAATTGAGGTTGCTTATGCATTTGAACAAATGACACATTCTCGTAAGGCGCCTGTTCTTGAGGTCGAATAA
- a CDS encoding copper resistance CopC family protein, translated as MFKKISMITPILFFLLGMNVFAHSSLEYSNPKNGEVVIDTLKEIKLSFESNIENTSSLTVKNSKNTSIPLTKVSVKGNQLVGDLNEELANGSYTIHWKVFAIDSHPFEGDISFSVKSPVTKTAAASPAAQAQTNAATPEKKTMNTASTSTQTTEPSITNYIVPVSVCLFIIIIMVCYWLIFRRKHI; from the coding sequence ATGTTTAAAAAGATTTCTATGATTACCCCCATATTATTCTTTTTACTAGGAATGAATGTATTTGCCCATTCTAGCCTTGAATACTCCAACCCTAAAAATGGGGAGGTTGTTATAGACACACTTAAAGAAATTAAGCTTTCCTTTGAGTCAAATATAGAAAATACAAGCAGTCTTACTGTAAAAAATAGTAAAAATACAAGCATTCCGCTAACTAAGGTCTCAGTGAAAGGAAATCAATTAGTCGGCGATTTAAATGAAGAACTTGCGAACGGATCCTATACCATTCATTGGAAGGTATTTGCAATTGATAGCCATCCTTTTGAAGGTGATATTTCCTTTTCAGTAAAATCGCCCGTGACAAAAACAGCTGCTGCAAGCCCTGCTGCCCAAGCACAGACAAATGCCGCAACTCCTGAAAAGAAGACAATGAACACCGCAAGTACTTCAACGCAAACAACAGAACCTTCAATTACAAACTATATTGTTCCAGTCTCTGTATGTTTGTTTATCATCATTATTATGGTCTGTTACTGGCTAATTTTTAGGAGAAAACATATATAA
- a CDS encoding AMP-dependent synthetase/ligase produces MKVHNLVEMVSRSVHRFSEKDAFLWKKEGGYKGVSYHSFWMKVRQLAAGLAFYGIKQGDKVAILSENNPNWPISDLAILSLGAVSVPIHTTLPPEQIAFILDNADCSFIFIQNEHFLEKVLSIGHVTIPAAIFSPPKNHEDTESLFSMEQLIYLGSTHPLQNWETIWSELERDDLATIIHTSGTTGKPKGVMLTHGNILSNVEGVQFWVMEAKPSDLLLSHLPLSHVFERMAGQFMPLSVGATIAYAESMNKVQENLLEVRPTILVSVPLLFERVYAQAQKLVESGPSLRKKIFQWALEVGAKKYDYYVHKTVDEMLTNGYLPKEIRFTWKLANALVYKKVKQKLGGRIRGVISGGGALNPEIAKFFWSVDIPALEGYGLTETSPVVCVNPMIRSKVGTVGKPLPNLDIQIAPDGEVMVKGPSVMKGYYKDETATAEVFRDGWFLTGDIGRMDEDGFLKIVDRKKRIIVLRTGKNVAPQPVENAIQQSVYISNAVLIGQDQKYVIALITPSMEELLPWAKRKGFSTDMELLLKKAEVQQLLISEVAKFTKGFAKFEQPKKVVIIGKEWTVDDGELTPSLKVRIPEIQKKYKDAIDLAYAEDTFMDIQIAANEVAVGISLRDF; encoded by the coding sequence TTGAAGGTTCATAACTTAGTAGAAATGGTTTCACGATCAGTCCATCGGTTTTCGGAAAAAGATGCCTTTTTATGGAAAAAGGAGGGGGGGTACAAAGGAGTCAGCTATCATTCTTTCTGGATGAAAGTAAGACAGCTAGCTGCAGGGCTTGCCTTTTATGGGATTAAGCAAGGTGACAAAGTCGCGATTCTATCGGAAAATAACCCGAATTGGCCGATTAGCGATCTGGCAATTTTAAGTTTGGGGGCAGTTAGCGTACCAATCCATACCACCCTGCCTCCCGAACAAATTGCCTTTATTTTAGATAACGCAGATTGTTCATTTATTTTTATCCAAAATGAACATTTCCTTGAAAAAGTATTGTCCATTGGTCATGTGACAATTCCTGCTGCAATTTTTTCCCCACCTAAGAATCATGAAGATACTGAATCTCTGTTTTCAATGGAACAGCTGATATATCTTGGATCCACACATCCTCTTCAAAACTGGGAAACCATTTGGTCTGAGTTGGAGAGAGACGATCTTGCCACTATTATTCATACATCCGGAACAACAGGAAAACCAAAAGGGGTGATGTTAACACATGGAAACATCCTTTCGAATGTGGAAGGAGTTCAATTTTGGGTGATGGAAGCAAAGCCTTCTGATCTTCTTCTATCCCATCTCCCTTTATCACATGTTTTTGAGCGAATGGCGGGGCAATTTATGCCTTTGTCGGTAGGGGCTACGATTGCGTATGCTGAAAGCATGAATAAGGTCCAGGAAAATCTGTTGGAGGTTAGACCAACCATATTAGTCAGTGTTCCACTGCTTTTTGAACGAGTGTATGCCCAGGCGCAAAAACTGGTGGAGTCAGGCCCTTCATTAAGAAAGAAAATATTTCAATGGGCCCTGGAAGTAGGAGCTAAAAAATATGATTATTATGTTCATAAAACCGTTGATGAAATGTTAACAAACGGGTACCTGCCAAAAGAGATAAGGTTCACTTGGAAGCTGGCAAATGCTCTTGTTTATAAAAAGGTGAAACAAAAATTAGGCGGCAGAATTCGTGGAGTAATCTCCGGAGGGGGTGCACTGAATCCGGAGATAGCGAAATTCTTTTGGTCTGTCGATATTCCTGCACTTGAAGGATATGGGCTTACCGAAACTTCACCTGTTGTTTGTGTCAATCCAATGATCCGGTCGAAGGTCGGGACTGTCGGGAAGCCTCTGCCAAATCTCGATATACAAATTGCTCCAGATGGCGAAGTGATGGTAAAGGGTCCTAGTGTAATGAAAGGTTACTATAAGGACGAAACAGCAACCGCTGAAGTTTTTAGAGATGGCTGGTTTCTAACAGGAGATATCGGGAGAATGGATGAGGATGGCTTTTTAAAAATTGTCGACCGGAAAAAGAGAATCATTGTCCTGCGAACGGGAAAAAATGTCGCACCACAGCCAGTGGAAAATGCCATCCAGCAAAGTGTTTATATTTCAAATGCCGTTCTGATCGGTCAGGATCAAAAATATGTTATTGCATTAATAACACCTAGCATGGAGGAACTGCTCCCATGGGCAAAAAGGAAAGGGTTTTCAACCGATATGGAGCTGCTGTTGAAAAAGGCCGAAGTACAACAGCTCTTGATTAGCGAAGTCGCGAAATTTACAAAAGGCTTTGCCAAGTTCGAACAGCCAAAAAAGGTGGTCATCATCGGCAAAGAATGGACAGTAGATGACGGCGAACTAACCCCATCACTTAAAGTCCGCATCCCCGAAATCCAAAAAAAATACAAAGACGCCATCGATCTCGCCTACGCCGAAGACACCTTCATGGACATACAAATCGCTGCCAACGAAGTCGCAGTAGGAATCTCGTTAAGGGATTTTTAA
- a CDS encoding DUF5658 family protein — MRLCLFLLLAGILDAILTQFGIVSGFINEGNPVMSFIIEKSWSYFYLVKILLPLLLIGLYYIQPLKGKSKALLISACVLYFSVLVLHMGWILLYFKHSA, encoded by the coding sequence ATGAGACTATGCTTGTTCTTGCTGCTGGCAGGTATTTTGGACGCAATCTTGACCCAATTTGGAATTGTTTCGGGCTTCATTAATGAGGGAAACCCTGTGATGAGTTTTATTATTGAAAAAAGCTGGTCCTATTTTTATTTGGTAAAAATTCTATTGCCACTACTTTTAATTGGTTTATATTACATACAGCCATTAAAAGGGAAAAGCAAGGCCCTGTTAATTTCTGCGTGTGTTCTATATTTTTCCGTGCTTGTTCTACATATGGGCTGGATTCTCTTATACTTCAAACATTCCGCATGA
- a CDS encoding DUF1360 domain-containing protein, which yields MKDISWMTYIMLILASYRLTHLIVFDKITEFIRKPFMKKVKTQTAEGTVETKEVPKSMFGYLLKCYWCAGVWSAILLGTLYLLFPKIAFVIILILSIAGGQSIIETFVGVNIKKVDYYSELKKKD from the coding sequence GTGAAAGATATTTCGTGGATGACCTATATTATGTTAATATTAGCCAGCTACCGATTGACCCATTTAATCGTTTTTGACAAGATCACCGAATTTATACGAAAGCCTTTTATGAAAAAGGTTAAAACACAAACGGCCGAAGGGACTGTGGAAACAAAGGAAGTCCCAAAATCCATGTTTGGATATTTATTAAAGTGTTATTGGTGTGCTGGTGTTTGGAGCGCCATCCTGCTCGGAACTCTTTATTTATTATTTCCTAAAATCGCCTTCGTGATCATTTTGATTCTTTCTATTGCCGGCGGGCAGTCTATTATCGAAACCTTTGTCGGGGTGAATATAAAAAAGGTGGATTATTATTCAGAGTTAAAGAAAAAGGACTAA
- a CDS encoding PspA/IM30 family protein: protein MSNLLTRIKNVILADLNEVMDQKEKQNPIAMLNQYLRECEHEAEKVRRLVERQYRLKDEFAKEYQHAADLAEKRKYQAEVASKAGETELFQFASREQQQYQERAERLKSSLEQVNAQLVELEEKYEEMKHKLKDMQLRRLELMGRENIARANHRINQVTETNSFANKSFAPFKEIENYLDRLEHQVNNAYYHNTIDAKIAELEKDMKLDETKSI, encoded by the coding sequence ATGTCAAACTTATTAACAAGAATCAAAAACGTTATTTTAGCCGATTTAAACGAGGTAATGGATCAAAAGGAAAAACAAAACCCAATTGCTATGCTCAATCAATATCTTCGTGAATGTGAGCACGAAGCTGAAAAAGTACGCCGGCTGGTGGAGCGCCAATATCGATTAAAGGACGAATTTGCAAAGGAATATCAACACGCAGCAGATTTGGCTGAAAAAAGAAAATATCAAGCTGAAGTTGCATCAAAAGCTGGGGAAACAGAACTTTTCCAATTTGCTTCCCGTGAACAGCAACAATACCAAGAACGTGCTGAGCGTCTAAAGTCTTCGCTTGAGCAAGTTAATGCACAGCTCGTAGAATTAGAAGAAAAATATGAAGAGATGAAGCACAAACTTAAAGATATGCAGCTGCGCCGCCTGGAACTAATGGGCCGTGAAAACATCGCCCGCGCCAACCATAGAATCAATCAGGTAACAGAAACAAATTCATTCGCGAATAAATCCTTCGCTCCTTTTAAAGAAATTGAAAACTATTTGGACCGCTTGGAACATCAGGTAAACAATGCCTATTACCACAACACGATTGATGCCAAGATCGCTGAGTTAGAAAAAGACATGAAATTGGACGAAACAAAGTCCATTTAA
- a CDS encoding FAD-dependent oxidoreductase yields MSVPENMPQFPKTYWREIELPTFPALNQDLSVDVVIVGAGITGITAAYLLAKEGVKVAVLEAGSILNGTTGNTTAKLTAQHNLIYDELIQHFGEEKAKLYYESHLDAIKFVGNAVKEKGIDCDFSYEDAYVYTTTDEYAEKIKTEWEAYQKLGIDGAIKDTIPFPEIHAKAALMMRNQAQYHPLKFLKALLEDAVKAGCQVYENTTANTIKNDASDPAVVTISGNRVTGKNVIIASHFPFYDVPGLYFARMYPERSYAIGIKTDKEYPGGMYISADEPSRSIRYTPLNGEKLLIIGGENHKTGQGINTIRHYGALQDFAEEVFGINEYTYRWSAQDLVTLDKLPFIGPITSDYHHIFTATGFKKWGMTTGIIAGHLLRDYVLKRENPYKELYSPSRFHADPDIKSAITANVDVAKHLIKGKLEFVPKDPEDLQNGEGSVVTFNGKRAGAYKDKDGKLYIVDTTCKHLGCECEWNAAEKTWDCPCHGSRYSYSGDVVEGPAKKGLDLLKEAE; encoded by the coding sequence ATGAGTGTACCTGAGAACATGCCGCAATTTCCCAAAACCTATTGGCGGGAAATTGAACTTCCTACTTTCCCTGCATTAAATCAGGATTTATCCGTGGATGTTGTGATTGTGGGCGCCGGAATCACTGGAATTACCGCTGCCTATCTCCTTGCAAAAGAAGGGGTGAAGGTTGCCGTACTGGAAGCAGGCAGTATTTTAAACGGAACAACCGGAAATACAACTGCTAAATTAACGGCACAACATAACCTCATCTATGATGAATTGATTCAGCATTTCGGCGAAGAAAAAGCAAAGCTCTATTATGAGTCCCATTTGGATGCAATCAAATTCGTGGGAAATGCGGTAAAAGAGAAAGGAATTGACTGTGATTTCAGCTATGAGGATGCATATGTCTATACCACAACAGATGAATATGCGGAAAAAATCAAAACGGAATGGGAGGCCTATCAGAAATTAGGTATAGATGGAGCAATCAAGGACACCATTCCGTTTCCAGAAATTCACGCAAAGGCTGCTTTGATGATGCGAAATCAAGCACAGTATCATCCCTTGAAGTTTTTAAAGGCACTGCTTGAAGATGCTGTAAAAGCTGGCTGTCAAGTATATGAAAATACAACGGCAAATACCATTAAAAATGATGCTTCTGATCCTGCAGTAGTAACCATTTCGGGCAATCGGGTAACTGGAAAAAATGTGATAATCGCCTCTCATTTTCCTTTTTATGATGTCCCAGGGCTGTATTTTGCCAGAATGTATCCGGAAAGATCCTATGCAATAGGTATCAAAACAGATAAGGAATATCCTGGCGGTATGTACATCAGTGCTGACGAGCCGAGCCGCTCGATTCGGTATACTCCGTTAAATGGCGAAAAATTGCTGATCATCGGCGGAGAAAATCATAAAACCGGCCAAGGGATTAACACAATCAGGCATTACGGGGCACTTCAGGACTTTGCGGAAGAAGTTTTTGGCATAAACGAATATACTTATCGCTGGTCAGCACAAGATCTTGTGACGTTGGACAAGCTACCGTTTATCGGCCCGATAACGTCTGATTATCATCATATTTTTACGGCCACTGGTTTTAAAAAGTGGGGAATGACAACAGGAATTATCGCAGGACATTTGTTGAGAGACTATGTTCTAAAACGCGAAAATCCTTATAAAGAACTCTATTCGCCATCACGTTTTCATGCTGATCCTGATATAAAAAGCGCCATTACAGCCAATGTCGATGTTGCTAAACATTTAATAAAAGGCAAGCTTGAATTTGTTCCAAAAGATCCGGAGGATTTACAAAATGGCGAGGGCTCTGTTGTCACCTTTAACGGAAAACGGGCTGGTGCTTATAAGGATAAGGATGGAAAATTATATATTGTTGATACAACCTGCAAGCATCTTGGCTGTGAATGTGAATGGAATGCAGCTGAAAAAACTTGGGACTGTCCGTGCCACGGTTCACGATATTCCTATTCCGGAGATGTTGTCGAAGGGCCAGCAAAGAAAGGACTGGATCTGCTTAAAGAAGCGGAATGA
- a CDS encoding lmo0954 family membrane protein, producing the protein MKKFGLLLAGGIAAVVLLSTIGPMVGLAVSLVLLYFIVRQFLRTKSIGAKIALGILGLVVLVASIHNIPAVIGVGAAYVLYIVYKKWNQNKFRKLKEESDPFVNFEKQWNDLKHF; encoded by the coding sequence ATGAAAAAATTTGGTTTACTGTTAGCAGGTGGGATTGCCGCAGTTGTATTGCTTTCCACAATCGGTCCGATGGTGGGGTTAGCTGTCAGCTTAGTGCTCCTCTACTTTATTGTTCGACAGTTTTTAAGAACAAAATCAATCGGAGCGAAAATCGCCTTGGGAATCCTTGGCCTAGTAGTACTGGTCGCTTCCATTCACAACATACCTGCTGTCATCGGCGTGGGTGCAGCCTATGTCCTTTACATCGTTTATAAAAAATGGAACCAAAACAAATTCCGTAAGCTGAAAGAAGAATCCGACCCATTCGTAAATTTTGAAAAACAATGGAACGATTTAAAACATTTTTAA
- a CDS encoding DEAD/DEAH box helicase, with the protein MIDTLKPFIQQVWEKSGFQTITAVQEAAIPAILEGQDVIAESPTGTGKTLAYLLPLLHKIDPNSPGLQAVVLASSQELVMQILQEYQKWSEGSGIRGTSIIGGANLKRQLEKLKKRPHIIFATPGRLLELIKQKKVKMHEVKMIVLDEGDQLLIPEHLTAVKSIVKSTMSDRQVVLFSATLKSGAEKIAMEMTMEPKVIRIVKDEAAESGIVEHIYFLCERRDKIKLVEKIARLENSKSLAFINDIGELQVFQEKLHFKDLSVGILHSELKKLDRQSTLNAFRDGKLKMLIATDVAARGLDIQGITHVVHIDLPKDLSQYVHRSGRTGRMGADGTVISLVTEREERELKQHCRNLKVPLHKRIFYKGKIAEEEQKIRR; encoded by the coding sequence ATGATCGATACGTTAAAACCTTTTATTCAACAAGTATGGGAAAAGTCCGGATTCCAAACGATTACAGCTGTTCAAGAGGCAGCCATTCCGGCAATTCTTGAGGGGCAGGATGTCATTGCAGAATCACCGACGGGCACGGGGAAAACTCTTGCTTATCTATTGCCGCTTCTCCATAAAATCGATCCAAATTCTCCTGGATTACAAGCTGTTGTTTTGGCTTCCTCCCAGGAGCTAGTCATGCAAATACTTCAAGAATATCAAAAGTGGTCTGAAGGAAGCGGTATAAGGGGTACATCCATTATTGGCGGAGCTAACCTGAAACGTCAGCTGGAAAAGTTAAAAAAACGCCCTCATATTATTTTTGCTACTCCAGGGAGGCTGCTGGAGCTAATCAAACAAAAAAAGGTGAAAATGCACGAAGTCAAAATGATTGTATTGGATGAAGGGGATCAGTTGCTGATTCCAGAACATCTTACTGCAGTTAAGTCGATTGTCAAATCCACAATGAGTGATAGACAAGTCGTGCTATTCTCGGCAACACTGAAATCAGGTGCTGAAAAAATAGCAATGGAGATGACAATGGAACCAAAAGTCATTCGAATTGTTAAAGACGAAGCAGCTGAATCTGGAATAGTGGAACATATATATTTCCTTTGTGAACGCAGGGATAAAATCAAGCTCGTTGAGAAAATTGCCCGGCTGGAAAACAGTAAATCATTAGCATTTATCAACGATATTGGCGAGCTCCAGGTATTCCAGGAAAAATTGCATTTTAAAGACCTTTCCGTCGGAATTTTACATAGCGAACTAAAAAAATTGGACCGTCAATCGACGTTAAATGCTTTTCGTGATGGCAAGCTGAAAATGTTAATTGCAACCGATGTGGCTGCGAGAGGCCTTGATATTCAAGGAATCACTCACGTTGTCCATATTGACCTTCCAAAAGACCTGTCGCAATATGTTCATCGCTCCGGAAGAACCGGAAGAATGGGCGCAGATGGTACTGTCATTTCCCTAGTTACGGAAAGAGAAGAGCGAGAATTAAAGCAACATTGCCGTAATTTAAAAGTACCTTTGCATAAACGCATATTCTATAAGGGAAAAATAGCGGAGGAAGAGCAAAAAATACGCAGATAG
- the safA gene encoding SafA/ExsA family spore coat assembly protein, whose protein sequence is MKKTFWNSLLFLVSLFCIPGLSFAQQVYTVQPGDSLWKIAVKYQVGISEIISANPQFKNPDLIYPGEKVNIPDLSGVKSIENQVVQLTNQERAKYGLKPLIQDWQLARVARYKAADMRDNNYFSHTSPTYGDPFTMIKNFGISYSSAAENIAAGQTTPQAVVQAWMNSPGHRANILSAQSTYIGCGFAQGGSYGYYWVQEFISK, encoded by the coding sequence ATGAAAAAAACTTTCTGGAACAGTTTGCTGTTTCTCGTATCGTTATTTTGTATTCCAGGCCTATCGTTTGCCCAGCAGGTATATACAGTCCAACCGGGCGATTCCCTTTGGAAAATTGCTGTTAAGTACCAGGTAGGGATCTCGGAAATCATTTCAGCCAACCCACAATTTAAAAATCCGGACTTGATTTATCCGGGTGAAAAAGTAAATATACCAGATTTAAGCGGAGTAAAATCCATTGAGAATCAAGTAGTTCAGTTAACCAATCAGGAGCGTGCCAAATATGGATTAAAACCATTAATTCAGGATTGGCAGCTTGCAAGGGTTGCCCGATATAAGGCAGCTGATATGCGTGACAATAATTATTTCAGTCATACAAGTCCGACATATGGCGATCCATTTACCATGATTAAGAACTTTGGGATTTCCTACAGTTCAGCAGCTGAAAACATTGCTGCAGGACAAACAACCCCTCAAGCAGTTGTGCAAGCATGGATGAACAGCCCAGGACACCGCGCCAATATATTAAGCGCGCAATCAACCTATATCGGCTGCGGCTTTGCACAGGGCGGTTCTTACGGATATTATTGGGTACAGGAGTTTATTTCAAAATAA
- a CDS encoding amino acid decarboxylase, which yields MSMVQIDGKRVIMDVRERIVKGEHPRREILNTIKSASIGSIIEIHLPHRAEPLVANLQALGLNVLVTELEPMHFRLMAVKLDEC from the coding sequence ATGAGTATGGTTCAAATTGATGGCAAACGCGTGATCATGGACGTCCGTGAACGGATTGTAAAAGGAGAGCACCCAAGGCGTGAAATATTAAATACTATTAAATCGGCATCAATCGGTTCCATCATTGAAATCCATCTGCCGCATCGTGCCGAGCCATTAGTCGCTAATCTCCAAGCTCTAGGATTGAATGTGCTTGTCACTGAACTGGAACCCATGCATTTTCGCCTAATGGCTGTGAAATTGGATGAGTGTTAA